From the genome of Lagopus muta isolate bLagMut1 chromosome 22, bLagMut1 primary, whole genome shotgun sequence, one region includes:
- the BACE1 gene encoding beta-secretase 1 yields the protein MAASAWPCLLLCVGAAALSVGPAPPSIRLPLRGGSAPPPGARARRAPEEAERRSAFVEMIDNLRGKSGQGYYVEMTVGSPPQKLNILVDTGSSNFAVGAAPHPFLRRYYQRQLSSTYRDLRKGVYVPYTQGKWEGELGTDLVTIPHGPNVTVRANIAAITESDKFFINGSNWEGILGLAYAEIARPDDSLEPFFDSLVKQTQVPNIFSLQLCGAGFSSNETETLASVGGSMIIGGIDRSLYVGDIWYTPIRKEWYYEVIIVKLEVNGQDLNMDCKEYNYDKSIVDSGTTNLRLPKKVFEAAVKSIKTASSTEKFPDGFWLGEQLVCWQVGTTPWHIFPVLSLYLMGEATNQSFRITILPQQYLRPVEDVATSQDDCYKFAISQSSTGTVMGAVIMEGFYVVFDRARKRIGFAVSACHVHDEFRTAAVEGPYLHSNMEDCGYNIPQTDESTLMTIAYVMAAICALFMLPLCLMVFQWRCFRCLRRDHDDFADDISLLK from the exons ATGGCTGCCTCCGCCtggccctgcctgctgctgtgcgTCGGGGCCGCGGCCTTGAGCGTCGGTCCGGCCCCGCCGAGCATCCGCTTGCCACTGCGGGGAGGATCGGCCCCGCCGCCGGGCGCCAGGGCGAGGAGAGCGCCGGAGGAGGCGGAGAGGAGGAGCGCCTTCGTGGAGATGATCGATAACTTGCGGGGCAAGTCCGGGCAGGGCTACTATGTGGAGATGACGGTGGGCAGCCCCCCGCAGAAG ctcaATATCCTGGTGGACACTGGGAGCAGTAATtttgctgtgggagctgcaccTCACCCCTTTCTTCGGAGATACTACCAGCGGCAGCT GTCCAGCACCTACCGTGACCTGCGGAAGGGTGTGTATGTGCCCTACACCCAGGGCAAGTGGGAAGGGGAGCTGGGCACTGACCTTGTCACTATCCCCCACGGCCCCAACGTCACTGTCAGAGCCAACATTGCTGCCATCACGGAGTCAGACAAATTCTTCATCAACGGCTCCAACTGGGAAGGGATCCTGGGGCTGGCCTATGCAGAGATTGCCCGG cctGATGACAGCTTGGAGCCCTTTTTTGATTCCCTGGTGAAGCAGACCCAGGTGCCCAACATCTTCTCCCTCCAGCTTTGTGGAGCAGGCTTCTCATCCAATGAGACGGAGACCTTGGCATCAGTGGGAGGCAGCATG ATCATTGGTGGCATCGACCGCTCGCTGTACGTGGGTGACATCTGGTACACACCCATCCGGAAGGAGTGGTACTACGAGGTCATCATTGTCAAGCTGGAGGTCAATGGGCAGGACCTGAACATGGACTGCAAAGAG TACAACTATGACAAGAGTATCGTGGACAGCGGCACCACCAACCTCAGGCTGCCGAAGAAGGTGTTTGAGGCTGCAGTGAAATCCATCAAAACAGCTTCTTCG ACAGAGAAGTTCCCAGACGGCTTCTGGCTGGGGGAGCAGCTGGTTTGCTGGCAGGTCGGCACCACCCCCTGGCACATCTTCCCCGTTCTGTCCCTCTACCTGATGGGAGAGGCCACCAACCAATCCTTCCGGATCACCATCCTTCCCCAG caaTACCTGCGCCCAGTGGAGGATGTGGCCACCTCTCAGGATGACTGCTACAAGTTCGCCATCTCTCAGTCCTCCACAGGCACTGTCATGGGTGCTGTCATCATGGAAGGTTTCTACGTGGTCTTTGACCGTGCCCGCAAGCGCATTGGCTTTGCTGTCAGTGCCTGCCACG TGCACGACGAGTTTCGGACAGCCGCAGTGGAGGGGCCCTACCTGCACTCCAACATGGAGGACTGCGGCTACAACATCCCACAGACGGATGAGTCCACCTTGATGACCATTGCTTATGTCATGGCAGCCATCTGCGCCCTGTTCATGCTGCCTCTCTGCCTCATGGTGTTCCAGTGGCGCTGCTTCCGCTGCCTGCGACGGGACCACGATGACTTTGCTGATGACATATCTTTGCTGAAGTGA